The following are encoded together in the Poseidonibacter lekithochrous genome:
- a CDS encoding FMN-binding glutamate synthase family protein — MGTGIIIFLCLVIIVIAWYIHDKYVQRTHQILVNYPIIGRLRFVFQEFREPFRQYFGDEKFYESMDKLDWVYNASRDKVNFSSFSPSQPLPKPKFMLRHTNIVLNDNEVDNEFNVTFGENREKPFVSNSMIARAPMSDGSISPEGTRAFVYGAKMGGFPINSGEGGLTSNFFVTHYDYDKKYMKEVRGNSFEYKIFKLAKFLFNDPVAVDFYRKIVFKKDLEADTYVFNKEKECFYRPNWEAPIENFPKEVPSDMADIILQISSGLYGVRTKDGKFDIERYKKQMSFCKMTEIKIAQGSKQTGGKLIASKVTPSIAYYRNIEAHKDAFSPNRFPYANTTEELFDFIGTLQEASGKPVGIKIVISDYNNIVPIAKEIKRRADLGLSYPDYISIDGGSGGSATAPLDMMERIGMDIRDALYLVDKVLKDYGVRDKVRISASGKILTPDDVIITLCLGADFVQIARGFMMSAGCIRARYCSGAGEHQCPVGLATQDIKKRKHYFVKKHSEFIKNYHANILKSMKSLLAVMGLKNIKELDKDKLIFLDIDSIIHDDMDELFERRISIKQKEEK, encoded by the coding sequence ATGGGAACTGGAATAATAATATTTTTATGTCTAGTGATTATTGTAATTGCATGGTATATACACGATAAATACGTACAAAGAACACATCAGATTTTAGTTAATTATCCAATAATAGGAAGATTAAGATTTGTATTTCAAGAGTTTAGAGAACCTTTTAGACAATATTTTGGGGATGAAAAATTTTATGAATCTATGGATAAATTAGACTGGGTTTATAACGCATCAAGAGATAAAGTAAACTTCTCTTCATTTTCACCTTCACAACCATTACCTAAACCAAAATTTATGTTAAGACATACAAATATTGTTTTAAATGATAATGAAGTAGATAATGAATTTAACGTAACATTTGGTGAGAATAGAGAGAAACCATTTGTTTCAAATTCTATGATTGCACGTGCTCCTATGAGTGATGGATCTATTTCTCCTGAGGGTACTAGAGCCTTTGTATATGGGGCTAAAATGGGAGGTTTTCCTATTAACTCAGGTGAGGGTGGATTAACTTCTAACTTTTTTGTAACTCATTATGATTATGATAAAAAATATATGAAAGAAGTTAGAGGAAACTCTTTTGAATATAAGATATTTAAACTTGCTAAATTTCTTTTTAATGACCCAGTTGCTGTGGATTTTTATAGAAAAATTGTATTTAAAAAAGATTTAGAAGCTGATACTTATGTTTTTAATAAAGAAAAAGAGTGCTTTTATAGACCAAATTGGGAAGCTCCAATTGAGAACTTTCCAAAAGAAGTTCCATCTGATATGGCTGATATTATCTTACAAATTAGTTCAGGTCTTTATGGAGTTAGAACTAAAGATGGAAAGTTTGATATTGAACGATATAAAAAGCAAATGAGCTTTTGTAAGATGACAGAGATAAAAATAGCTCAAGGATCAAAACAAACAGGTGGAAAATTAATAGCAAGTAAGGTAACTCCTTCAATTGCTTATTATAGAAATATTGAAGCACATAAAGACGCCTTTTCCCCTAATAGATTCCCTTATGCTAATACAACAGAAGAGTTATTTGATTTTATTGGAACACTTCAAGAAGCATCAGGAAAACCTGTAGGAATTAAGATTGTAATTTCTGATTACAACAATATTGTACCAATAGCAAAAGAGATTAAAAGAAGAGCTGATTTAGGTTTATCTTATCCTGATTATATCTCTATTGATGGAGGAAGTGGTGGTAGTGCTACTGCTCCTTTAGACATGATGGAGAGAATTGGTATGGATATTAGAGATGCTTTATATTTAGTTGATAAGGTACTAAAAGATTATGGGGTTAGAGATAAGGTTAGAATAAGTGCTAGTGGAAAAATACTTACTCCTGATGATGTAATTATTACTTTATGTTTAGGGGCTGATTTTGTACAAATTGCTCGTGGGTTTATGATGAGTGCTGGATGTATTAGAGCGCGATATTGTTCTGGTGCAGGAGAACATCAATGTCCAGTGGGACTTGCAACCCAAGATATTAAAAAAAGAAAACATTACTTTGTAAAAAAACATTCAGAGTTTATTAAAAATTACCATGCCAATATTTTAAAAAGTATGAAAAGTTTATTAGCAGTAATGGGATTAAAAAATATAAAAGAGTTAGATAAAGATAAGTTGATATTTTTAGATATTGATTCAATAATCCATGATGATATGGATGAACTATTTGAGCGTAGAATCTCAATAAAACAAAAAGAAGAGAAGTGA
- a CDS encoding DUF5718 family protein, with protein sequence MLIEDLKNYLGFAVAGNFAGHLGEAGEADEFSVIKTEEKDAPKGLFPFYIKGHDSFLSTYPICDEVILTHGREDDKIQAEPEVALLCDFVYEEGKVIDIIPKFFSAFNDCSLRVQDGKKLSTKKNWGSNTKGISSDLIEIDSFTEKGILDTYHLSSFIKRDGVLHNYGTISAVKSYSYFFTQLKDWMINKFNTQEDCGPLEEISQFMTNAKEAKGMLIASGATAYSEFGKRNYLKKGDELFIYVYNARVHSHQDIINNIDSSEKLKECSKLYQIVK encoded by the coding sequence ATGTTAATAGAAGATTTAAAAAACTATTTAGGATTTGCAGTAGCTGGAAACTTTGCAGGTCACTTAGGAGAAGCTGGGGAAGCAGATGAATTTTCAGTAATTAAAACTGAAGAAAAAGATGCTCCAAAAGGTCTATTTCCTTTTTATATTAAAGGACATGATTCTTTTTTATCTACCTATCCTATTTGTGATGAAGTGATTCTAACTCATGGTAGAGAAGATGACAAAATACAAGCAGAGCCAGAAGTAGCATTATTGTGTGATTTTGTATATGAAGAAGGAAAAGTTATAGATATTATTCCCAAGTTTTTCTCTGCTTTTAATGATTGCTCACTAAGAGTTCAAGATGGTAAGAAACTAAGTACAAAAAAGAACTGGGGATCTAATACAAAAGGTATCTCAAGTGATTTGATTGAAATTGATAGTTTTACAGAAAAAGGCATTTTAGATACTTACCATCTTTCTTCTTTTATTAAAAGAGATGGGGTTTTACATAATTATGGAACTATTTCTGCTGTTAAATCATATTCTTATTTTTTCACTCAATTAAAAGATTGGATGATTAACAAGTTTAATACTCAAGAGGATTGTGGACCATTAGAAGAGATTAGCCAATTTATGACAAATGCAAAAGAGGCTAAAGGAATGTTAATAGCATCAGGTGCTACAGCATATAGTGAGTTTGGAAAAAGAAACTATTTAAAAAAAGGTGATGAACTTTTTATATATGTTTATAATGCAAGAGTTCACAGTCATCAAGACATAATAAATAACATTGATTCTAGTGAAAAACTAAAGGAGTGTTCAAAGTTATATCAAATAGTTAAATAA
- a CDS encoding sulfurtransferase, whose product MNNPKSFLLKILFSTIVLISTLNAQKTEIPAIVTLDWLEKNIENPNLSIIDLRPKEEYSKSHIRNAVNVPGLKNLFDDKFFMPKLDFLKELFSKSGINSESLVLAYDNGEFIWAARFYWILETLGHKNVGILKVGFNKSLEKSIPLSNIEYIPKRKEFVPRVDNEKVQTKLSTLLAIGKKTIIDGRKKSHYTGKESFASRFGHIPTAENYACTQNYQVTANGNSIKNIDKLKELYKDIPRDKEIILYCDGGAEAALNYVVLQELGFKASIYDGSWLEWGNDSALPIDNPSKK is encoded by the coding sequence ATGAACAATCCTAAGTCTTTTCTTTTAAAAATTTTGTTTTCAACTATTGTTTTAATATCTACACTAAATGCACAAAAAACTGAAATTCCAGCTATTGTTACTCTTGATTGGTTAGAAAAAAATATAGAAAATCCTAATCTTTCTATTATAGATTTACGACCTAAGGAAGAGTATTCTAAATCTCATATTAGAAATGCAGTGAATGTTCCTGGACTTAAAAATCTTTTTGATGATAAGTTTTTTATGCCTAAACTTGACTTTTTAAAAGAATTATTTTCTAAATCTGGAATTAATAGTGAAAGTTTAGTCCTTGCTTATGATAATGGGGAGTTTATTTGGGCGGCAAGATTTTATTGGATTTTAGAGACATTAGGTCATAAGAATGTAGGTATTTTAAAAGTAGGTTTTAATAAGTCTTTAGAGAAAAGTATTCCCTTATCTAATATTGAGTACATACCTAAAAGAAAAGAATTTGTACCAAGAGTAGATAATGAAAAGGTTCAAACAAAACTAAGTACCTTATTAGCAATTGGTAAGAAAACTATTATTGATGGAAGAAAAAAATCTCATTATACAGGTAAAGAATCCTTTGCTTCAAGATTTGGACATATACCTACAGCAGAAAACTATGCTTGTACTCAAAACTATCAAGTAACAGCCAATGGAAATAGTATTAAAAATATCGATAAATTAAAAGAATTATATAAAGATATTCCAAGAGATAAAGAGATAATTCTTTATTGTGATGGTGGTGCTGAAGCTGCTTTAAATTATGTTGTATTACAAGAGTTAGGTTTTAAAGCTTCAATTTATGATGGTTCATGGTTAGAGTGGGGGAATGACTCTGCTTTACCAATAGATAATCCATCCAAAAAGTAG
- a CDS encoding PAS domain S-box protein — protein MHYKGSIKKRLIIIIMLIASLTGLISYGSFVYWYMQNQHERAMNLAHTVGLVLGQDFAKLILLNEVSAAADITSQLKSFSTLNSMVLYKLDKKAIFQYNKENESFKVEVLPLKPLEKSEVKNNTLKLYINASYKDTKLGYAQLNFQIDTIVDVIKRDIEVLVLIFAFILFISYFLAIYYAKRFTKPILNLVSFLEKIEHSESLNKRITTNEQNEFGKLYDEANTMLERISSSHEASKLAAVAFETQSGMIITDKNRKILQVNKAFTTITGYEPYEVISKTPSVLKSGLHTQEFYDEMFDNLDKQKFWMGEISNLHKNGSLVNENLTIQAVLNESDEVIYYVASFIDITLQKRVQEKLEEKDRMLVHQSKMAAMGEMIGNIAHQWRQPLSVVSIITSGMIVKKDLNITNEEDDRKELKKIGDTVTYLSETIDDFKNFFKPDKEKKIFNVKDCYKKTMNLVDSRLDSLSIEVIENLHDVQLNCLENELKQVIMNLLNNSKDALEQRDDHRRLIFIDIYEENDNAIFFIKDTGGGIPSNVINNIFKPYFSTKDKDQGTGIGLYMSIEMVEKHMNGQLLVENESFTYDSVFYKGACFKIIIPQNL, from the coding sequence TTGCATTATAAAGGTTCAATAAAAAAACGATTAATTATTATCATTATGCTAATTGCATCTTTAACTGGATTAATATCTTATGGAAGCTTTGTATATTGGTATATGCAAAATCAACATGAAAGAGCAATGAACTTAGCTCATACAGTAGGTTTAGTATTAGGTCAGGACTTTGCTAAACTTATATTACTTAATGAAGTATCAGCTGCTGCGGATATTACTTCCCAACTAAAATCCTTTTCTACTTTGAATTCTATGGTTTTATACAAACTAGATAAAAAAGCAATTTTTCAATATAACAAAGAAAATGAAAGTTTTAAAGTTGAAGTTTTGCCTTTAAAACCTTTGGAAAAATCAGAGGTGAAAAACAATACTTTAAAATTGTATATTAATGCCAGTTATAAAGATACTAAATTAGGTTATGCCCAGTTAAACTTTCAAATAGATACAATTGTAGATGTAATAAAAAGAGATATTGAAGTCTTAGTATTAATATTTGCTTTTATTCTTTTTATCTCTTATTTCTTAGCTATTTATTATGCAAAAAGGTTTACAAAACCAATTTTAAATTTAGTATCTTTTTTAGAAAAGATTGAACACTCAGAGTCATTAAATAAAAGAATTACAACAAATGAACAAAATGAGTTTGGAAAACTTTATGATGAAGCTAATACTATGTTAGAAAGAATTAGTTCTTCCCATGAAGCTTCAAAATTAGCAGCTGTTGCTTTTGAAACACAAAGTGGAATGATAATTACCGATAAGAATAGAAAGATACTTCAAGTTAATAAAGCTTTTACCACAATTACTGGATATGAACCCTATGAAGTTATATCCAAAACACCAAGTGTTTTAAAGTCTGGACTTCATACACAAGAGTTTTATGATGAAATGTTTGATAATTTAGATAAACAAAAGTTTTGGATGGGTGAGATTAGTAATTTACATAAAAATGGTAGTTTAGTAAATGAAAATCTTACAATACAAGCAGTATTAAATGAAAGTGATGAGGTTATATATTATGTGGCTTCATTTATTGATATAACTTTACAAAAAAGAGTACAAGAGAAGTTAGAAGAGAAAGATAGAATGTTAGTTCATCAGTCAAAAATGGCTGCTATGGGTGAAATGATTGGTAATATTGCCCATCAATGGAGACAACCTTTATCTGTAGTCTCAATAATAACTTCAGGAATGATTGTAAAAAAAGATTTAAATATAACGAATGAAGAAGATGATAGAAAAGAGTTAAAAAAAATAGGGGATACAGTTACTTATTTATCTGAGACTATTGACGATTTTAAAAACTTCTTTAAACCTGACAAAGAAAAAAAGATTTTTAATGTAAAAGATTGTTATAAAAAGACAATGAACTTAGTAGATTCAAGACTAGACTCTTTAAGTATAGAAGTTATTGAAAACTTACATGATGTGCAGTTAAATTGTTTGGAGAATGAGCTAAAGCAAGTAATTATGAATTTATTAAACAATTCAAAAGATGCCTTAGAGCAAAGAGATGATCATAGACGATTAATATTTATTGATATTTATGAAGAAAATGATAATGCAATATTTTTTATTAAAGATACAGGAGGTGGAATACCCTCTAATGTAATAAACAATATATTTAAACCATATTTCTCAACAAAAGATAAAGACCAAGGTACGGGAATTGGTCTATATATGTCCATTGAAATGGTTGAAAAACATATGAATGGACAACTATTAGTTGAAAATGAAAGTTTTACTTATGATAGTGTTTTCTATAAAGGTGCTTGTTTTAAAATAATTATTCCTCAAAATCTTTAA
- a CDS encoding bifunctional proline dehydrogenase/L-glutamate gamma-semialdehyde dehydrogenase, protein MRNEQELITSSIRLAEKWQNRATELVSDFDREFYVKMNKMLEHPKDKALLIELMDQCFRAESNARIANQIIFLLEKHGMAHFFTTKDKTLLYLFQNIGKYLPNLSVPMFVNQIREDTKTVVIKGEEDIFNAHLKKRKSEGTRVNINLIGEVVLGEEEADERMEKYLKAIANPNVDYLSIKISTIFSQINPLDFDKTVAILVKKLTKVYAQAQKHPYIAPDGTKSNKFINLDMEEYRDLAITVEVFKQTLDLPQFKDFYAGIVLQAYLPDSFLWQKDLCDWARTRVQNGGAAIKFRLVKGANMEMEETEASQKHWEMVTYVDKADTDSNYKRMARYALEPENAPYMHIGTASHNLFELAYATTMAEVNKTGQYHTLEMLEGMSESARLAIKEISKEVILYAPTASKEQFTNAIAYLVRRLDENTGPNNFIRYSFGLTVGSKDWKMQERLFVESFEVEKTSFVGSKRTQNRLEEKWDDFSNSSFDTNSYHPEADTDFILEKNHEWARNIVKKWKHNANTVHTIAPVVVGGEDLVGDRKVYDAIDKSQIENNVLAGRFAMANEADIKKAVQVAKDDVDGWRDLTHAQRHELLKAAAIKFRERRDDLIGVAAAEVGKVFTETDVEVSEAIDFIEFYAHSVRHLDEYENLELSGKGVGVVVPPWNFPVAIPVGGVSSALAAGNTVIIKPASVAALCSYEMCKCFWDAGISKNVLQFLPCPGALAGEHLIPNKDIDFLILTGGEDTAATMLETRNDLFLSAETGGKDATIVTNMADREQAVKNVCQSAFGNSGQKCSATSLLVLEEEVYNDAGFKKALIDTAASMNVGSIWDFQNRIGTLANKVSGNLEKALNELEGNETWALKPEYVDNNPYLLKPSIKWGVSEGNFIHMNELFGPVLAVIKANDLKHAVNIVNATGYGLTSGIESLDEREVEYWKENLQAGNLYVNRGTTGAIVLRQPFGGMGKSAIGAGRKAGFYNYVTQFVDVTEKKAPVTTKKYNNDLTRFIDKCKSSQNNKEDFEKLAVSLQSYLANFDSEFSIAKDYANVRGEDNHFKYIPLDNVLIRVSSDDTIFETVSRILAAKVAGVRFKVSIENNKLVHSFLANAKELFGSRDGLVEQTEKEMIRSIANFDRVIYSDISKVSDMVFKESSESLTFIVRQKPMMEGRLELLNYFIEQSISHSYHRYGNIGARELN, encoded by the coding sequence ATGAGAAATGAACAAGAACTTATAACTTCATCAATAAGATTAGCAGAAAAATGGCAAAACAGAGCAACTGAGCTTGTTAGTGACTTCGATAGAGAATTCTATGTAAAAATGAATAAGATGTTAGAACATCCAAAAGATAAAGCTTTATTAATTGAGCTTATGGATCAGTGTTTTAGAGCTGAATCTAATGCAAGAATTGCAAATCAGATTATATTCTTATTAGAAAAACATGGGATGGCACATTTCTTTACAACAAAAGATAAAACATTATTATATCTTTTCCAAAATATAGGAAAGTACCTACCAAATTTATCAGTTCCAATGTTTGTTAATCAAATTAGAGAAGATACTAAAACTGTAGTAATTAAAGGTGAAGAAGACATCTTTAACGCACATCTTAAAAAAAGAAAAAGCGAAGGTACTAGAGTAAATATCAATCTTATTGGTGAGGTTGTTCTTGGTGAAGAAGAAGCTGATGAAAGAATGGAAAAATATTTAAAAGCAATTGCTAACCCAAATGTTGATTATCTTTCTATTAAAATTTCAACAATTTTCTCTCAAATTAATCCTTTAGATTTCGATAAAACAGTAGCAATTTTAGTTAAGAAATTAACTAAAGTATATGCACAAGCTCAAAAGCATCCATATATTGCACCTGATGGAACTAAGTCAAATAAATTTATTAACCTTGATATGGAAGAGTATAGAGATTTAGCTATTACTGTTGAAGTATTTAAACAAACTTTAGATTTACCACAATTCAAAGATTTCTATGCTGGTATTGTATTACAAGCATATTTACCAGATTCTTTCCTATGGCAAAAAGATTTATGTGATTGGGCAAGAACTAGAGTACAAAATGGTGGCGCTGCAATCAAGTTTAGACTTGTAAAAGGTGCTAACATGGAGATGGAAGAAACTGAAGCATCTCAAAAACACTGGGAAATGGTAACTTACGTTGATAAAGCGGATACTGATTCAAACTACAAAAGAATGGCAAGATATGCTTTAGAGCCAGAAAATGCTCCTTATATGCATATAGGAACTGCTTCTCATAACTTATTTGAATTAGCTTATGCTACAACAATGGCAGAAGTGAATAAAACAGGTCAATACCATACTTTAGAAATGTTAGAAGGTATGAGTGAGTCTGCAAGACTTGCAATTAAAGAAATTTCTAAAGAAGTAATTTTATATGCACCAACTGCATCTAAAGAGCAGTTTACAAATGCTATTGCATATTTAGTAAGAAGACTTGATGAAAATACAGGTCCAAACAACTTTATTAGATATTCATTTGGATTAACTGTTGGTTCAAAAGATTGGAAAATGCAAGAGAGATTATTTGTTGAGTCTTTCGAAGTTGAAAAAACATCTTTTGTTGGTTCTAAAAGAACACAAAATAGATTAGAAGAAAAATGGGATGATTTCTCAAACTCATCTTTTGATACAAACTCTTACCACCCAGAAGCTGATACTGACTTTATTTTAGAAAAGAATCATGAATGGGCTAGAAATATTGTTAAAAAATGGAAACATAATGCCAATACTGTTCATACTATTGCTCCTGTAGTTGTAGGTGGAGAAGATTTAGTTGGTGATAGAAAAGTTTATGATGCAATTGATAAATCTCAAATTGAAAACAATGTACTTGCTGGTAGATTTGCAATGGCAAATGAAGCTGATATTAAAAAAGCAGTACAAGTAGCAAAAGATGATGTTGATGGGTGGAGAGATTTAACTCATGCACAAAGACATGAATTATTAAAAGCTGCTGCAATTAAATTTAGAGAGCGAAGAGATGACTTAATTGGTGTTGCTGCTGCTGAAGTTGGTAAAGTATTTACAGAAACTGATGTAGAAGTTTCTGAAGCAATTGACTTTATTGAATTCTATGCTCATTCAGTTAGACATTTAGACGAATATGAAAACTTAGAGTTATCAGGTAAAGGTGTTGGTGTTGTAGTACCACCATGGAACTTCCCTGTAGCTATTCCTGTTGGTGGAGTATCATCTGCATTAGCAGCTGGTAATACAGTTATTATTAAACCAGCATCTGTTGCTGCTTTATGTTCATATGAAATGTGTAAATGTTTCTGGGATGCTGGAATTTCTAAAAATGTTTTACAATTCCTTCCTTGTCCAGGGGCACTTGCAGGTGAGCATTTAATTCCTAATAAAGATATTGATTTCTTAATTTTAACAGGTGGTGAAGATACAGCTGCAACTATGTTAGAAACTAGAAATGATTTATTCTTATCAGCTGAAACTGGTGGAAAAGATGCAACTATTGTTACAAATATGGCAGATAGAGAACAAGCGGTTAAAAATGTATGTCAAAGTGCATTTGGTAACTCAGGTCAAAAATGTTCAGCTACTTCATTATTAGTTTTAGAAGAAGAAGTATATAACGATGCAGGATTCAAAAAAGCTTTAATTGATACAGCAGCTTCTATGAATGTTGGTTCTATTTGGGATTTCCAAAATAGAATTGGTACATTAGCAAATAAAGTAAGTGGTAACTTAGAAAAAGCCTTAAATGAATTAGAAGGTAATGAAACTTGGGCTTTAAAACCTGAATACGTAGATAACAACCCTTATTTATTAAAACCATCAATCAAATGGGGAGTTTCTGAAGGAAACTTTATTCATATGAATGAATTATTTGGACCAGTTTTAGCTGTAATTAAAGCAAATGACTTAAAACATGCAGTTAATATTGTAAATGCAACTGGATATGGACTTACTTCTGGAATTGAGTCTTTAGATGAAAGAGAAGTAGAGTACTGGAAAGAAAACTTACAAGCTGGAAACCTTTATGTAAATAGAGGAACTACTGGTGCAATCGTTCTGCGACAACCATTTGGTGGAATGGGTAAATCAGCAATTGGTGCTGGTAGAAAAGCTGGTTTCTATAACTATGTAACTCAATTTGTTGATGTTACAGAGAAAAAAGCTCCTGTAACTACTAAAAAATATAATAATGATTTAACTAGATTTATTGATAAATGTAAGTCAAGTCAAAATAATAAAGAAGATTTTGAAAAATTAGCTGTTTCATTACAATCATACCTTGCAAACTTTGATTCAGAATTCTCAATTGCAAAAGACTATGCAAATGTTAGAGGGGAAGATAATCACTTTAAATATATTCCACTTGACAATGTATTAATTAGAGTATCTTCTGATGATACTATTTTCGAAACAGTTTCTAGAATTTTAGCTGCTAAAGTAGCTGGTGTTAGATTCAAAGTTTCTATTGAAAATAATAAATTAGTTCATTCATTCTTAGCTAATGCAAAAGAATTATTTGGATCAAGAGATGGTTTAGTAGAGCAAACTGAAAAAGAGATGATTAGATCAATTGCTAACTTTGATAGAGTAATTTATTCTGATATCTCTAAAGTATCTGATATGGTATTTAAAGAGTCAAGTGAGTCTTTAACATTTATCGTTAGACAAAAACCTATGATGGAAGGAAGACTAGAGCTTCTTAACTACTTTATTGAGCAATCAATTTCTCATTCTTACCATAGATATGGAAATATTGGGGCTAGAGAATTAAACTAA
- a CDS encoding methyl-accepting chemotaxis protein — MLSIKDLEIAKKVLIAPIIAVIFLIALALFSNDSLKSNKSTLKEIVEVKFELYETSSEFLTNMKQYNTTLYKVFNYVTGAYDEPEINAEIKILLEIQKQVNNDLKKLKKQVVLDEKIKKSIKEIEVNLKDYDTQISDAMNDVMNIYLDKVLETGYPFDTISKELKTITKYASAENNKSYESALLNIDNTLNTLYLIIAIVVALLFFIIIVVTNSIKKPLIIFQEGLLEFFQYLNQEKKEVNLIDLHSKDELGVMAKIINENIEKTKEGIEKDRVLVDSAIECANEAKKGFLNVKIEGDTSNPTLNELKNVINEMMNVIEENINNAMNVLSMYSKYDYRQKIETSNIQGDFKALSEDINGLGEAITSMLVENKEIGLLLSSNANNLSKNVDTLSASANSQAASLEETAAAIEEITSRMQGSSKNIVQMTSYAKEVSSSVSQGEELASKTASSMDEINEQTNAIAEAITVIDQIAFQTNILSLNAAVEAATAGEAGKGFAVVAQEVRNLASRSAEAAKEIKELVENATQKTNDGKKISNEMINGYERLNTNIHNTLSLIDEISNSSKEQFSSMEQINDTVNKLDQVTQENAVTSEEANKVAKEVNSIAEKVVSNTNDKEF; from the coding sequence ATGTTAAGTATTAAAGATTTAGAAATTGCTAAGAAAGTTTTAATAGCTCCAATTATTGCTGTAATTTTTTTAATTGCATTAGCTTTATTCTCAAATGATTCTTTAAAGTCAAATAAAAGTACTTTAAAAGAAATTGTAGAAGTTAAATTTGAGTTATATGAGACTAGTAGTGAATTTTTGACTAATATGAAACAATACAATACTACTTTATACAAAGTTTTTAACTATGTAACAGGGGCTTATGATGAGCCTGAAATAAATGCAGAAATTAAAATTTTATTAGAGATTCAAAAACAAGTTAATAATGATTTGAAAAAATTAAAAAAACAAGTTGTTTTAGATGAGAAAATTAAAAAAAGTATTAAAGAAATTGAAGTAAATTTAAAAGATTATGATACTCAAATTAGCGATGCTATGAATGATGTTATGAATATTTATTTAGATAAGGTTTTAGAAACGGGATATCCCTTTGATACAATTAGTAAAGAGCTAAAAACTATTACAAAATATGCATCTGCTGAGAATAATAAAAGTTATGAAAGTGCTTTGTTAAATATTGATAATACTTTAAATACTTTATATTTAATTATTGCAATTGTTGTGGCTTTATTATTTTTCATAATTATTGTTGTAACAAACTCAATTAAAAAACCACTAATTATTTTTCAAGAGGGTTTATTAGAGTTCTTTCAATATTTAAATCAAGAGAAAAAAGAAGTAAATTTAATCGACTTGCACTCAAAAGATGAATTAGGTGTAATGGCAAAAATCATAAATGAAAATATTGAAAAAACAAAAGAAGGTATTGAAAAAGATAGGGTATTAGTTGACAGTGCAATTGAATGTGCAAATGAAGCTAAAAAAGGTTTTTTAAATGTGAAGATTGAAGGTGATACTTCTAATCCTACATTAAATGAATTAAAAAATGTAATAAATGAAATGATGAATGTAATTGAAGAAAATATAAATAATGCTATGAATGTTTTATCAATGTATTCAAAATATGATTATAGACAAAAAATTGAAACAAGTAATATTCAAGGTGACTTTAAAGCTTTAAGTGAAGATATAAATGGTTTAGGTGAAGCTATTACATCAATGTTAGTTGAGAATAAAGAAATTGGTTTATTATTATCTTCAAATGCAAATAATTTATCTAAAAACGTAGATACTTTATCTGCTTCTGCAAATAGTCAAGCAGCTTCACTTGAAGAAACAGCAGCAGCTATTGAAGAGATAACTTCTAGAATGCAAGGTAGTTCAAAAAATATTGTTCAAATGACTTCATATGCTAAAGAGGTATCAAGTTCTGTATCTCAAGGTGAAGAGCTAGCTTCAAAAACAGCTTCTTCTATGGATGAAATAAATGAACAAACAAATGCAATTGCTGAAGCAATTACCGTTATTGATCAAATTGCTTTCCAGACAAATATACTTTCACTAAATGCAGCAGTAGAAGCAGCAACAGCAGGAGAGGCAGGTAAAGGTTTTGCTGTAGTTGCACAAGAGGTTAGGAATTTAGCTTCAAGAAGCGCTGAAGCTGCTAAAGAAATAAAAGAATTAGTTGAGAATGCAACACAAAAAACAAATGATGGTAAAAAGATTTCTAATGAAATGATAAATGGTTATGAAAGGTTAAATACTAATATTCATAATACTTTGTCTTTAATAGATGAAATATCAAATTCATCAAAAGAACAATTCTCATCTATGGAGCAAATAAACGATACTGTAAATAAATTAGATCAAGTTACTCAAGAAAATGCTGTTACTTCAGAAGAAGCAAATAAAGTAGCTAAAGAAGTTAATTCTATTGCAGAAAAAGTTGTATCAAATACCAATGATAAAGAATTTTAG